The following are from one region of the Nicotiana tomentosiformis chromosome 7, ASM39032v3, whole genome shotgun sequence genome:
- the LOC138895878 gene encoding uncharacterized protein: MSGFAKYLKDLITKNKTTKNEVVNVLHRVSSIIATTVIQKKEDPGAFTIPCTIGLSDFSRALCDNGASINLMPLAIYNQVGLGILRPISMRLKMADRSIKRPVGIVDDVLVKVGKFLLLADFVFLDCAVNKEIPIILGRQFLTTGRALMDSERNEIMFQDAIEVKMEEECLGEELADILVIFDGEDMEGYVESGNALEGLGSYTYAPKNLSLDLENRVTPPAKPSIIEPPQLDLKPIPQHLRYKFLGSNETLPVIVSSLLNDVQVEHLLDTLREHRQAIGWTIADIRGIPAGICEHKIQLEEESKPNVEHQRRLNPSMQEVMKKEIIKWLDAEVVYPITDSPWVSPVQYVQKGA, from the exons ATGTCGGGTTTTGCTAAGTACTTGAAGGACTTGATCACTAAAAATAAAACCACCAAGAATGAAGTGGTGAATGTCCTTCACCGGGTTAGTTCCATCATTGCAACAACTGTCATCCAAAAGAAAGAGGACCCGGGAGCCTTCACCATTCCATGCACCATTGGATTGAGTGACTTTTCACGAGCCCTTTGTGATAATGGGGCTAGCATTAACTTAATGCCTCTTGCTATCTACAATCAAGTGGGATTGGGAATTCTTAGGCCTATAAGTATGAGGTTGAAAATGGCCGACCGTTCAATAAAGCGACCGGTGGGAATAGTTGATGATGTGCTTGTGAAAGTGGGGAAATTTCTCCTCCTCGCTGACTTTGTTTTTCTCGATTGTGCTGTTAATAAAGAGATCCCTATCATCTTGGGGAGACAATTCCTTACTACCGGGAGAGCACTCATGGACTCAGAACGAAATGAGATTATGTTCCAG GATGCCATCGAGGTGAAGATGGAAGAGGAATGCCTTGGTGAGGAATTGGCGGATATTTTGGTGATATTTGATGGTGAGGACATGGAAGGATATGTGGAATCGGGGAATGCATTGGAAGGGCTTGGTTCATACACTTATGCACCAAAGAATCTTTCTCTTGACTTAGAGAATAGAGTCACTCCTCCCGCTAAGCCTTCAATTATCGAGCCGCCACAACTTGATCTCAAGCCAATTCCGCAAcacttaaggtataaatttctTGGGTCTAATGAAACTCTACCCGTAATTGTTTCTTCTTTGTTGAATGATGTGCAGGTTGAACACTTATTGGATACCTTGAGAGAGCATAGGCAAGCCATTGGTTGGACTATAGCGGATATCCGAGGGATTCCCGCCGGAATTTGTGAGCACAagatacaactagaggaagagaGCAAACCTAATGTGGAGCACCAAAGGAGGTTAAATCCTTCCATGCAAGAGGTGATGAAGAAagaaatcataaaatggttggatgccgaggttgtctaccccattaCCGATAGTCCTTGGGTGAGTCCGGTGCAATATGTGcaaaagggggcatga